From the genome of Virgibacillus siamensis, one region includes:
- a CDS encoding nuclease-related domain-containing protein, with protein MALDRRTPKTHPHKQFISQQATNLYSGYKGEKALEYYLQFLPENQFFIFHYLRFLDKYGHFQLDFLLLSAYFHLIIEVKNVYDNMNFDELGQAFRVMGDDVEVFRSPIEQVNMQHNRLKSLYRNHDFPTVPIKKIVVYSRDDMYLRNLANNKVINDTVMHRDHVLPKIENFTEMYQTPYFSEEQLMELSSTLMGAHRPEDFLLMERLRVSQEELIKGVFCPNCGCVPMLWKHGKWHCKSCGCVSKNAHRTTLADYALLSDEYINNRQARQFLLMDSIHTAKRVLQKEASEEIGNRGGRKYKLDIDKLLAKC; from the coding sequence ATGGCCCTTGATAGACGAACCCCAAAAACACATCCGCACAAACAATTTATCAGCCAGCAAGCGACTAACTTGTACTCCGGATATAAAGGTGAAAAGGCCCTCGAATACTACCTGCAATTTCTTCCCGAGAACCAATTTTTTATTTTTCATTACCTGCGTTTTCTTGATAAATATGGTCATTTCCAACTTGATTTCCTTCTACTATCTGCCTATTTCCATTTGATCATAGAGGTGAAGAATGTTTATGATAATATGAACTTTGATGAATTAGGACAGGCATTTCGTGTAATGGGTGACGATGTGGAAGTGTTCAGAAGTCCTATTGAACAGGTAAATATGCAACATAACAGGCTTAAGAGCTTGTACCGCAATCATGATTTTCCAACAGTTCCGATCAAAAAAATAGTTGTGTACAGCCGTGACGATATGTACCTTCGTAATTTAGCCAACAATAAAGTCATTAACGACACCGTTATGCACCGCGATCATGTACTCCCCAAAATTGAAAACTTTACCGAAATGTACCAAACTCCATACTTTTCTGAGGAGCAATTGATGGAATTATCTTCCACGTTGATGGGAGCTCATCGCCCCGAGGATTTTTTATTAATGGAAAGACTGAGGGTATCTCAGGAGGAACTGATTAAAGGCGTTTTTTGTCCAAATTGCGGATGTGTCCCAATGTTGTGGAAACATGGGAAGTGGCATTGTAAAAGTTGCGGGTGTGTTTCGAAAAATGCGCATCGGACTACTCTTGCCGATTATGCTTTGTTATCGGATGAATATATTAATAATAGACAGGCACGTCAATTTTTACTGATGGATTCAATACACACGGCCAAGAGAGTGTTGCAGAAAGAGGCGTCGGAGGAAATTGGCAATCGGGGCGGAAGAAAATATAAATTAGATATCGATAAATTGCTGGCTAAATGCTAA